The Rhizophagus irregularis chromosome 2, complete sequence genome contains a region encoding:
- a CDS encoding uncharacterized protein (SECRETED:cutsite_VLS-CS; SECRETED:prob_0.3859); SECRETED:SignalP(1-25), whose product MYWSRSLLLYKTSLLISLFTTFVLSCSPEVNNGDVFSINQSNTNTRLQLNPRDANPGTTIYTVNSNIIKPLSYEIFLLTQPIPGFYEFRPFEDFYRTLVIEMENPVLFMNYFVLNHNANSDNQRFSINCAKCNIQSNSTDWAIYHTSCSITNKSSNLCMNSEGPNNTLARSSCEYATKWDLWGRASIDSACSSSTGSACSCPTDSAVLSPTDSAGSSCSTPMINTVPNNVQISKGGFVATVLGSIFGTGLITLATSYWFIQRKRIYPGHALNT is encoded by the exons ATGTATTGGTCaagatctttattattatacaaaaccTCCTTATTAATTAGCCTTTTCACTACGTTTGTATTATCATGTTCTCCAGAAGTCAATAATGGGGatgttttttcaataaatcaatcaaataCCAATACTCGATTGCAACTAAATCCTCGTGATGC AAACCCGGGTACTACTATCTATAcagtaaattctaatattattaaaccgctttcttatgaaatttttctgtTAACACAACCTATACCTGGTTTTTATGAGTTTCGACCGTTTGAAGACTTTTACCGAACACTTg ttattgaAATGGAAAACCCAGTtctttttatgaattattttgtattaaatcaTAA tgcTAATTCAGATAATCAAAGATTTAGTATCAATTGTGCTAAATGTAATATCCAATCAAATTCTACTGATTGGGCAATATATCATACTTCATGTTCGATAacg AATAAATCATCTAACCTTTGTATGAACAGTGAAGGTCCTAATAATACTTTGGCGCGTTCTAGTTGTGAATATGCGACAAAATGGGATCTTTGGGg GAGAGCATCAATTGATTCTGCATGTTCGAGTTCAACTGGTTCTGCATGTTCGTGTCCAACTGATTCTGCAGTTTTGAGTCCAACTGATTCTGCAGGTTCGAGTTGTAGTACGCCTATGATAAATACTGTTCCTAATAACGTTCAAATCTCAAAAGGTGGATTTGTAGCAACAGTTCTTGGATCTATCTTTGGAACAGGTCTTATTACTCTCGCGACCAGTTATTGGTTTATCCAACGTAAAAGAATTTATCCTGGTCATGCATTAAatacatag
- a CDS encoding uncharacterized protein (SECRETED:cutsite_VLS-CS; SECRETED:prob_0.4065); SECRETED:SignalP(1-25), with protein MYWLRSLLFYKTFLLFSFFTTFVLSCSPKVNNGVVFTINQSNTNTRLQLNPSDAKPGNAIYTVDFSNSKPSKPKDYEIFLLTQPKPGLYELRPFKDNHTLVIEMNAVAPFVLNHTTNSDNQLLHLPFPFFFNIKSISSDNQRFSIDCAKCNIKPNSTDWTQYHTSCSIKNKSSNLCMNSTGPNNNLTQSKCGDATKWDLWGSSFVDSSPTASAGPSPTASAGPSPTASAGPSPTASADSSCSTPTIKTDPNNVQISKGGLVAIILGSIIGSSLITLATSYWFIGDQLWVYRFIQRKRIYPGHALNT; from the exons ATGTATTGGTTAAGATCTTTATTATTCTACAAGACCTTCTTATTATTTAGCTTTTTCACTACGTTTGTATTATCATGTTCTCCAAAGGTCAATAATGGGGttgtttttacaataaatcaatcaaataCCAATACTCGATTGCAACTAAATCCTAGTGATGC AAAACCGGGTAATGCTATTTATACAGTAGATTTTAGTAATAGTAAACCAAGTAAACCAAAAGATTACGAAATTTTTCTGTTAACACAACCTAAACCTGGTTTATATGAGCTTCGACCGTTTAAAGACAACCACACACTTG ttattGAAATGAACGCCGTAGCTCCTTTTGTACTAAATCATAC caCCAATTCAGATAATCAATTATTACATTTgccttttccttttttttttaatattaagagTATTAGTTCTGATAATCAAAGATTTAGTATCGATTGTGCTAAATGTAATATCAAACCAAATTCTACTGATTGGACACAATATCATACTTCATGTTcgataaaa AATAAATCATCTAACCTTTGCATGAACAGTACAGgtcctaataataatttgacgCAATCTAAATGTGGAGATGCGACAAAATGGGATCTTTGGGg GAGTTCTTTTGTAGATTCGAGTCCAACTGCTTCTGCAGGTCCGAGTCCAACTGCTTCTGCAGGTCCGAGTCCAACTGCTTCTGCAGGTCCTAGTCCAACTGCTTCTGCAGATTCGAGTTGTAGTACGCCTACGATAAAAACTGATCCTAATAACGTTCAAATCTCAAAAGGTGGACTTGTAGCAATAATTCTTGGATCTATAATTGGATCGAGTCTTATTACTCTCGCGACCAGTTATTGGTTTATCGGCGACCAGTTATGGGTTTATCGGTTTATCCAACGTAAAAGAATTTATCCCGGCCATGCACTAAATACATag